The proteins below come from a single Cystobacter ferrugineus genomic window:
- a CDS encoding pilus assembly FimT family protein → MPHFVSPAKREQRPGGFTLVEVLVVMAIIGVTTGLALVAYEAVGRRGALQSAAFELQGVLGTARTRAASVGHPVWVVFYPAGGRGTLSTGNGAFLVVEDRQSAFARNPRGLFALPFTVDASGGTGGVSAIFYLEDYGKKVRFGALTPGSTDEFGAPFVGLAVQTCSFCAGTDGPSGAMGFYPDGSARFVDGTGRWISTTNQSLAFSSTQGRDQYLFAISGPSGYMATFSSDQT, encoded by the coding sequence ATGCCCCACTTTGTGAGCCCAGCGAAGAGGGAACAGCGCCCGGGAGGCTTCACCCTCGTCGAAGTGCTGGTGGTGATGGCCATCATCGGCGTGACGACCGGGCTGGCCCTGGTGGCCTATGAGGCGGTGGGCCGGCGTGGGGCGCTGCAGAGCGCCGCCTTCGAGCTGCAGGGCGTGTTGGGCACGGCGCGCACGCGGGCCGCGTCGGTGGGCCATCCGGTGTGGGTCGTCTTCTATCCGGCGGGGGGGCGCGGCACGCTGAGCACCGGCAATGGCGCGTTCCTGGTGGTGGAGGATCGCCAGAGTGCCTTCGCGCGCAACCCGCGCGGGCTCTTCGCGCTGCCGTTCACGGTGGACGCGAGCGGCGGCACGGGCGGCGTGTCCGCCATCTTCTACCTGGAGGACTACGGCAAGAAGGTGCGCTTCGGGGCGCTGACGCCCGGGAGCACGGACGAGTTCGGCGCGCCCTTCGTGGGGCTCGCGGTGCAGACGTGCAGCTTCTGCGCGGGCACGGACGGTCCGAGTGGCGCCATGGGGTTCTACCCGGATGGGAGCGCGCGCTTCGTGGACGGCACGGGCCGGTGGATCTCCACCACCAACCAGTCGTTGGCCTTCAGCAGTACGCAGGGCCGGGACCAGTACCTGTTCGCCATCTCGGGACCCTCTGGGTACATGGCCACCTTCTCATCGGACCAAACCTAG
- a CDS encoding M4 family metallopeptidase: MTWLGVSLAACGSTGNVNEEAVRAGDKDVDIQAALSRFKDVRVVGSEAGIPYAVTGRLGKLSSAGRLDAVGVKDDLREAMAQLAPIFRVDGGDLVLQRSRVDERGHQHLRFQQTLRGLRVVGGELVLHVDETGNLYAINGTVRPGPGEAVASKASVAPEAALEAAVTGSSALGAAAQGPAQLLYVLPEHAQEPQLAYEVRVTGVRGGMPADDLVYVDARRGGILLVNPRVHSALDRKVYSANNGTSTPGTLKRSEGQVAVGDAHVDTNYDMLGTTYNCYKTLFNRDSYDNAGATLISTVHYDSEYVNAYWDGAQMVYGDGDGVNSTELGLDLDVTVHELTHAVTDSESDLVYSGESGGLNESLSDIFAGVCESWSRGWAVDADVFKVGEDIWTPGTPDDALRYMDDPALDGDSLDFYGDYSAGVDVHYSSGISNLVFALLSKGGTHPREKTTHSVTAIGPEKAGRIFYKANTDLFTSSTTFEQAKTYTVQAAEALFGVGSPEAAAVSAAWLAVGVPPPPPVTTPLTNGVPVSELSGSSGNKKYYTLEVPAGLPNVVFDLSGGSGDADLYVKQGSVPTTGSYDCRSFKIGNTEKCTFSNPAAGTWYVMIYAYTTYSGVSLKATHEAGGPVSTSASGSPTQGQQILHGPYSVVPGTTFKVVMSGSGDPDLYVRFGSEPTTSSYNCRPYYSNAIETCELSVPAGETRAYIMVDGFTAATYTLAINYTRP, translated from the coding sequence ATGACATGGCTGGGCGTGAGCCTGGCTGCCTGTGGTTCGACGGGGAACGTGAACGAGGAGGCGGTGCGCGCCGGTGACAAGGATGTGGACATCCAGGCAGCGCTGTCGCGCTTCAAGGATGTGCGCGTGGTGGGCAGCGAGGCGGGTATTCCCTACGCCGTGACCGGACGTCTGGGGAAACTGTCTTCCGCGGGACGTCTGGACGCGGTGGGGGTGAAGGATGACCTGCGCGAGGCGATGGCGCAGCTTGCTCCCATCTTCCGCGTGGACGGAGGGGACCTGGTGCTTCAGCGCTCCCGGGTGGACGAGCGGGGCCACCAGCACCTGCGCTTCCAGCAGACCCTGCGGGGCCTGCGCGTGGTGGGCGGTGAGCTCGTGCTGCATGTGGACGAGACGGGCAACCTCTACGCCATCAACGGCACCGTCCGCCCGGGCCCGGGCGAGGCCGTGGCGTCCAAGGCGAGCGTGGCACCCGAGGCCGCGCTCGAGGCGGCCGTGACGGGCTCGTCCGCGCTCGGTGCCGCGGCCCAGGGCCCGGCGCAACTGCTCTACGTGCTGCCCGAGCACGCCCAGGAGCCGCAACTGGCCTATGAGGTTCGCGTGACGGGCGTGCGCGGGGGCATGCCCGCCGATGATCTCGTCTACGTGGACGCGCGGCGCGGCGGCATCCTGCTCGTCAATCCCCGCGTCCATTCGGCCCTCGACCGCAAGGTGTACTCGGCCAACAACGGCACCTCCACGCCGGGCACGCTCAAGCGCTCCGAGGGGCAGGTCGCCGTGGGTGATGCCCATGTCGACACGAACTACGACATGCTTGGCACCACCTACAATTGTTACAAGACGCTCTTCAACCGCGATTCCTACGACAACGCGGGCGCCACGCTGATCAGTACCGTCCACTACGACAGTGAGTACGTCAACGCCTACTGGGATGGTGCCCAGATGGTGTACGGAGATGGTGACGGCGTGAACTCCACCGAGCTCGGTCTGGATCTGGACGTGACGGTCCACGAGCTCACCCACGCCGTGACGGACTCCGAGTCGGACCTCGTCTATTCGGGGGAGTCGGGCGGCCTCAACGAGTCCCTGTCCGACATCTTCGCCGGCGTGTGCGAGAGCTGGTCGCGTGGCTGGGCCGTGGACGCGGACGTCTTCAAGGTGGGCGAGGACATCTGGACGCCGGGCACGCCGGATGACGCCTTGCGCTACATGGATGATCCGGCCCTGGATGGGGACTCGCTCGACTTCTACGGGGACTACTCCGCGGGCGTGGACGTGCACTACAGCTCGGGCATCAGCAACCTGGTGTTCGCGCTGCTGTCCAAGGGCGGCACCCACCCGCGCGAAAAGACGACCCATAGCGTGACGGCGATTGGTCCGGAGAAGGCCGGCCGCATCTTCTACAAGGCCAACACGGATCTCTTCACCTCCAGCACCACCTTCGAGCAGGCCAAGACGTACACCGTCCAGGCCGCCGAGGCGCTCTTCGGCGTGGGCTCGCCCGAGGCCGCCGCGGTGAGTGCCGCGTGGCTGGCCGTGGGCGTGCCCCCTCCGCCGCCCGTCACCACCCCGTTGACCAATGGCGTGCCCGTGAGCGAGCTGTCCGGCAGCTCGGGCAACAAGAAGTACTACACGCTGGAGGTGCCCGCCGGCCTGCCCAACGTGGTGTTCGACCTGAGCGGCGGCTCGGGTGACGCGGACCTGTATGTGAAGCAGGGCTCGGTGCCGACCACGGGCTCGTATGACTGCCGCTCGTTCAAGATTGGCAACACGGAGAAATGCACCTTCTCCAACCCGGCGGCGGGCACCTGGTACGTCATGATCTACGCCTACACCACGTACTCGGGCGTGAGCCTCAAGGCCACGCATGAGGCGGGGGGCCCCGTGTCCACGAGCGCCAGCGGCTCGCCCACCCAGGGCCAGCAGATCCTTCACGGCCCGTACAGCGTGGTGCCGGGGACGACCTTCAAGGTGGTGATGTCGGGCTCGGGTGACCCCGACCTGTACGTCCGCTTCGGCTCCGAGCCCACCACCTCCTCCTACAACTGCCGCCCGTACTACTCCAACGCCATCGAGACGTGTGAGCTGAGCGTGCCCGCGGGTGAGACCCGCGCGTACATCATGGTGGATGGCTTCACGGCGGCCACCTACACCCTGGCCATCAACTACACCCGGCCGTAG
- a CDS encoding pilus assembly protein codes for MFRKLTLSLVVLLVVLLRADTAAAIDQAACCMPTTSRLDALMNPVRGGDEKFFSRQGGPPNILFIIDTSASMHDWPKAWPSGPRGCSDPFLNELGYNKDQTYDRMWTGISSQSDTWFANSSYYEAPKDGYGVLFGDAPQDTATWTSAAAACQSIRYIGTTDLNTCQSCLETRGYYLHDSSTRRVKGNFLNFYAPRDSGAVKVLTDVVRDLREVRFGVMGFQTRAERTCWGQKAGTRNQCLCIQQPIGPTCAKSYPLDSSSVENNRNSVLNSLTNVNANNSNGLGWDGCNTPLADALYAAGYLFESKASPTPFSSYLGSHPTSSNFSATDGVCFECGFNAVILLTDGEPSDEQSVVKLPSAITSDSTPCVGCSVSQLHKVARFLWEKDLRFDMAGQQRVATYTIGFSEDVKDSKLLQETARLGGGKFFAARSTSELKRVMLTILDDINARNTSFSTAAVSTLQTQDAALTAIVPRMMPAKDNTWAGRLYRYEQFNEFVEDQDKNGDGDRADLFLVDKAGSIVAEDSSSEYRKLQSTNGGPGGTPLFGGSAEPYWEASDELEKLGHARRNIWTVTDNGSAGGGGTQDGLLTQKDGLVAFTLDNISHLRQYLAVSGAPLCPSGLGTTYKPGTLLTRMQMPAYADLSLKAAPLMVAAGLRGLPTSLSTQDGYDLLCTALLIQYVRGQDLFDENGNGRRDDTRPSVLGDIFHSSPLVVDPPADKFLCDLGVSTQCVRTLYATQQKTGVESTPMEPREDLPTSCNVATPLRRDAYDAYTFVNRKRERLILVGANDGMLHAFSDGLGQEDASTCDVKYLSNAAGGGVERWAFIPADMLPRLQEMLQGHAYFVDGDVMIRDIWADDDGDGRKSWNEYHTVAVVAEGRGGTHYFALEVLWDMAGSSTATAKSYPGFRWMFPQPCTDESLRFGKTLFSLSPKAPPIGPVLMSSTTGQKRHGDKGPASTERWVAMLSGGWSPGGEKGRGLYMVDVWNGTVNGRDDNLLWKWEYSESASGGTDEPRRAMTYGFVAPAALVDYGANDKPRFDGFFDTAVVGDLGGQVWTLRFFQPGVLDAATKLVGNWSGARSFSMDRDGVSASNAQSIRGRSPIYYLASVAVQPENQALRAFVGSGNRYSLLETGVGTCRFDNPQACSKLGCGQTQSSYKLTRNGTDFQRLSNAWTDRLYTQGTYTPFSKAAPSNVCGTAGSTNLLTAEFESRNANSCPRPVGGGTNSYEFARTRVECGQNSEGVYDCRVRDPGNTLNMNDLDLSASTTPSTLGKNRFYGLWVYGGSTERMFDESLSAAPSMNNLAKDYDGRRLSDTGGLNGTGGLVDVTNLQCDVSGTCRCAAGKVCPSKLLAGPEDPGWFYEYEGLEHKTAGGAAVLASCTMWNSMYPEVTNFTSACSGSTNNLARLHQADFLTGAPNCAAGLLGSDGYVRYQTRSVLAPPPEPTTAIQVSKTGQVRYSTLFVEPGKPQATEAQVSTDTDVLQYIYELPVPRTLHACRHDHENGGQEACAPSGM; via the coding sequence ATGTTCCGCAAGCTGACGCTCAGCCTCGTCGTGCTCCTGGTGGTGTTGCTCAGGGCGGACACGGCGGCCGCCATCGATCAGGCGGCCTGCTGCATGCCGACCACGTCCCGTCTGGATGCGTTGATGAATCCGGTCCGGGGCGGCGACGAGAAGTTCTTCTCGCGCCAGGGAGGGCCTCCCAACATCCTCTTCATCATCGACACCTCCGCGTCGATGCATGACTGGCCGAAGGCCTGGCCCTCCGGCCCCCGGGGCTGCTCGGACCCGTTCCTCAACGAGCTGGGCTACAACAAGGACCAGACGTACGACCGGATGTGGACGGGCATCAGCAGCCAGTCCGACACCTGGTTCGCCAACTCCAGTTACTACGAGGCACCCAAGGATGGGTATGGCGTCCTCTTCGGGGATGCCCCGCAGGACACCGCCACCTGGACGAGCGCGGCCGCCGCGTGCCAGTCCATCCGCTACATCGGCACCACGGACCTGAACACCTGCCAGAGCTGCCTCGAGACGCGGGGCTACTATCTCCACGACAGCAGCACGCGGCGGGTGAAGGGCAACTTCCTCAACTTCTACGCTCCGCGTGACTCGGGCGCGGTGAAGGTGCTGACCGACGTCGTGCGTGATCTGCGCGAGGTGCGCTTCGGCGTGATGGGCTTCCAGACGCGCGCGGAGAGGACGTGCTGGGGCCAGAAGGCCGGCACCCGCAACCAGTGTCTCTGCATCCAGCAGCCCATTGGCCCCACGTGCGCCAAGTCCTACCCGCTGGACAGCAGCTCGGTGGAGAACAACCGCAACTCGGTGCTCAACAGCCTCACCAACGTCAACGCCAACAACAGCAACGGCCTTGGCTGGGATGGCTGCAACACGCCGCTCGCGGATGCGCTCTACGCGGCGGGCTACCTCTTCGAGTCCAAGGCCTCCCCCACGCCCTTCTCCTCCTACCTGGGCAGCCACCCGACGAGCTCCAACTTCAGCGCGACGGATGGCGTCTGCTTCGAGTGCGGCTTCAACGCCGTCATCCTCCTGACGGACGGTGAGCCCAGTGACGAGCAGTCGGTGGTCAAGCTCCCGTCCGCCATCACTTCGGATTCGACGCCGTGCGTGGGCTGCTCGGTCAGCCAACTGCACAAGGTGGCCAGGTTCCTGTGGGAGAAGGATCTGCGCTTCGACATGGCGGGCCAGCAGCGCGTGGCCACGTACACCATCGGCTTCTCCGAGGACGTGAAGGACAGCAAGCTGCTGCAGGAGACGGCGCGGCTGGGGGGCGGCAAGTTCTTCGCGGCCCGCAGCACCAGCGAGCTCAAGCGCGTGATGCTCACCATCCTGGATGACATCAACGCGCGCAACACCTCGTTCTCCACGGCGGCCGTCAGCACCCTGCAGACGCAGGACGCGGCGCTCACGGCCATCGTCCCGCGCATGATGCCGGCCAAGGACAACACCTGGGCGGGCAGGCTGTACCGCTACGAGCAGTTCAACGAGTTCGTCGAGGACCAGGACAAGAACGGTGACGGCGACCGCGCCGACCTCTTCCTCGTCGACAAGGCGGGGAGCATCGTCGCGGAGGACTCCTCGAGCGAGTACCGCAAGCTGCAGTCCACCAACGGTGGGCCTGGCGGCACGCCGCTCTTCGGCGGTTCCGCCGAGCCCTACTGGGAGGCGAGCGACGAGCTCGAGAAGCTCGGGCATGCCAGGCGCAACATCTGGACGGTGACGGACAACGGCTCGGCGGGCGGTGGCGGAACACAGGACGGGCTGCTGACGCAGAAGGATGGGCTCGTCGCCTTCACGCTCGACAACATCTCCCACCTGCGCCAGTACCTGGCCGTGAGTGGGGCGCCGCTGTGCCCCAGCGGCCTGGGCACCACCTACAAGCCGGGCACCCTCCTCACCCGGATGCAGATGCCCGCGTACGCGGACCTCTCCCTGAAGGCCGCGCCGCTCATGGTCGCCGCGGGTCTCAGGGGGTTGCCCACCAGCCTGTCCACCCAGGACGGGTATGATCTGCTCTGCACGGCGCTGCTCATCCAGTACGTGCGCGGCCAGGATCTGTTCGACGAGAACGGCAATGGCAGGCGGGACGACACCCGGCCGTCCGTGCTGGGCGACATCTTCCACTCCTCGCCCCTGGTGGTGGATCCCCCGGCGGACAAGTTCCTGTGCGACCTGGGCGTCTCCACCCAGTGCGTGCGCACCCTCTACGCCACCCAGCAGAAGACCGGCGTGGAGTCCACGCCGATGGAGCCGCGGGAGGACCTGCCCACCTCCTGCAATGTCGCCACGCCCCTGCGGCGTGATGCCTACGACGCCTACACGTTCGTCAACCGCAAGCGCGAGCGGCTCATCCTGGTGGGCGCCAATGACGGCATGCTGCACGCCTTCAGCGATGGGTTGGGCCAGGAGGACGCGTCGACGTGTGACGTGAAGTACCTGAGCAACGCGGCCGGGGGCGGCGTGGAGCGGTGGGCCTTCATCCCGGCGGACATGCTGCCGCGGCTACAGGAGATGCTCCAGGGCCACGCCTACTTCGTCGACGGCGACGTCATGATCCGCGACATCTGGGCGGACGACGACGGGGATGGCCGCAAGTCGTGGAACGAGTACCACACGGTGGCCGTGGTGGCCGAGGGCCGCGGCGGCACGCACTACTTCGCCCTGGAGGTGCTGTGGGACATGGCGGGCAGTTCGACGGCCACCGCGAAGTCGTATCCCGGCTTCCGCTGGATGTTCCCGCAGCCGTGCACGGACGAGTCGCTGCGCTTCGGCAAGACGCTCTTCAGTCTCAGCCCCAAGGCGCCCCCCATCGGGCCCGTGTTGATGAGCTCCACCACCGGACAGAAGCGCCATGGCGACAAGGGGCCGGCGAGCACCGAGCGCTGGGTGGCGATGCTGTCGGGCGGCTGGTCTCCCGGAGGCGAGAAGGGGCGTGGCCTGTACATGGTGGATGTGTGGAACGGCACCGTGAACGGCCGCGACGACAACCTGCTGTGGAAGTGGGAGTACTCCGAGTCCGCTTCCGGTGGCACGGATGAGCCCCGCAGGGCCATGACCTACGGCTTCGTGGCTCCGGCGGCCCTGGTGGACTACGGCGCCAACGACAAGCCGCGCTTCGACGGCTTCTTCGACACCGCCGTGGTGGGAGACCTGGGCGGCCAGGTCTGGACGCTGCGCTTCTTCCAGCCCGGCGTGCTCGATGCCGCCACCAAACTCGTCGGCAACTGGAGTGGCGCGCGCTCCTTCTCGATGGACCGGGACGGGGTGTCCGCCTCCAACGCGCAGAGCATCCGCGGCCGCTCGCCCATCTACTACCTGGCCTCCGTGGCGGTGCAGCCAGAGAACCAGGCCCTGCGCGCCTTCGTGGGCTCGGGCAACCGCTACTCGCTGCTGGAGACGGGCGTGGGCACCTGCCGCTTCGACAACCCACAGGCGTGCTCCAAGCTGGGGTGCGGCCAGACACAGTCCAGCTACAAGCTGACGCGCAATGGCACGGACTTCCAGCGGCTGAGCAACGCGTGGACGGATCGTCTCTACACGCAGGGCACCTATACGCCCTTCTCCAAGGCGGCCCCCTCCAACGTCTGCGGCACGGCGGGCAGCACGAACCTGCTCACGGCCGAGTTCGAGTCCCGCAACGCGAACTCGTGCCCCAGGCCCGTCGGCGGAGGGACGAACAGCTACGAGTTCGCCCGGACGAGGGTGGAGTGCGGTCAGAACTCGGAGGGGGTCTACGACTGCCGCGTGCGTGACCCGGGCAACACGCTGAACATGAACGACCTGGACCTGAGCGCCTCCACCACGCCGAGCACGCTCGGCAAGAACCGCTTCTACGGCCTCTGGGTCTATGGCGGCTCCACGGAGCGCATGTTCGACGAGAGCCTGTCGGCGGCGCCCTCCATGAACAACCTGGCCAAGGACTACGATGGGCGGCGGCTGAGCGATACCGGTGGTCTCAACGGGACGGGTGGCCTCGTCGACGTGACGAACCTCCAGTGCGATGTCTCCGGGACGTGCAGGTGCGCGGCTGGGAAGGTGTGCCCCAGCAAGCTGCTGGCGGGCCCGGAGGACCCCGGCTGGTTCTACGAGTACGAGGGGCTCGAGCACAAGACGGCCGGCGGCGCGGCGGTCCTGGCGAGCTGCACGATGTGGAACTCCATGTACCCGGAGGTGACCAACTTCACCAGTGCCTGCTCGGGCTCCACCAACAACCTGGCCCGCCTGCACCAGGCGGACTTCCTCACCGGCGCCCCCAACTGCGCCGCGGGCCTGCTGGGCAGTGACGGCTACGTGCGCTACCAGACGCGCTCCGTGCTGGCGCCTCCGCCCGAGCCGACCACGGCCATCCAGGTGTCGAAGACAGGCCAGGTGAGGTACAGCACCCTGTTCGTCGAGCCCGGCAAGCCGCAGGCCACCGAGGCGCAGGTCTCCACCGACACGGACGTGTTGCAGTACATCTACGAGCTGCCCGTGCCGCGCACCCTGCACGCGTGCCGACACGACCACGAGAATGGTGGTCAGGAGGCGTGCGCGCCCTCCGGGATGTGA
- a CDS encoding arginine--tRNA ligase: MRQKVFALIADTLAALKSAGTLKLEQVPGYTVEPPKNPAHGDWAVNVAMLLTKPEGKPPRDIANAIVKGLVDKEGMVAKVEVAGPGFLNFTLKEQVIQQVAREVLSAGETFGRRAPKSTGKRVMVEFVSANPTGPVHIGHARGAFMGDAVSRLLEAAGHDVTREFYINDYGKQVETLGRTLHKRYRQLFGEQVELVEGEYPGEYVIDIARTWKEEVGDRYLRAPESEWFPLATAVAIRENMKAIQASLEKANIRHDVFFSEASLHAAGKVKAVAEEYAKRGVTYEAAEARRDTEKVRSEDSKAAQYTDRQKGGTFLMTSQHGDDEDRVILRRDGTPVYLTADLAYHKEKYDRGFDRLIDVLGADHAGHTPRIKAGMILLGLDPKRLDFLLVQLVRITRGGEEVKVSKRRGTVFELEDLIDEVGPDVCRFLFLMKTANARFDFDLDLVQKQSKDNPVFYFQYGHARCASILKKAAEKGTPFVGAEHLTSAQLARLTLPEELAMLKKMSQLPDVVASAAERLEPHHVLYFCQELITDFHSYYTKYKTDPIISADAEKTQGRLALVAALKQTLRSAFALLGINAPEYMEAPAEEE; the protein is encoded by the coding sequence ATGCGGCAGAAGGTTTTCGCTCTCATTGCTGACACGCTCGCGGCGCTGAAGTCGGCCGGCACGCTCAAGTTGGAGCAGGTGCCGGGCTACACCGTGGAGCCCCCGAAGAACCCTGCCCACGGCGACTGGGCGGTCAACGTGGCGATGCTGCTCACCAAGCCCGAGGGCAAGCCGCCGCGCGACATCGCCAACGCCATCGTGAAGGGCCTGGTGGACAAGGAGGGGATGGTCGCCAAGGTGGAGGTGGCGGGTCCAGGCTTCCTGAACTTCACGCTCAAGGAGCAGGTCATCCAGCAGGTGGCGCGCGAGGTGCTGAGCGCCGGGGAGACGTTCGGGCGGCGGGCGCCGAAGTCGACGGGCAAGCGCGTCATGGTGGAGTTCGTGTCGGCCAACCCCACGGGCCCGGTGCACATCGGCCACGCGCGCGGGGCGTTCATGGGCGACGCGGTGTCCCGGTTGCTGGAGGCGGCCGGGCATGACGTGACGCGCGAGTTCTACATCAACGACTACGGCAAGCAGGTGGAGACGCTGGGCCGCACGTTGCACAAGCGCTACCGGCAGCTCTTCGGCGAGCAGGTGGAACTGGTCGAGGGCGAGTACCCGGGCGAGTACGTCATCGACATCGCGAGGACGTGGAAGGAAGAGGTGGGTGACAGGTACCTGCGCGCGCCCGAGTCCGAGTGGTTCCCGCTGGCGACCGCGGTGGCCATCCGCGAGAACATGAAGGCCATCCAGGCGTCGCTGGAGAAGGCGAACATCCGGCACGACGTGTTCTTCAGCGAGGCCTCGCTGCACGCGGCGGGCAAGGTGAAGGCGGTGGCCGAGGAGTATGCGAAGCGCGGCGTGACGTACGAGGCCGCGGAGGCCCGGCGCGACACGGAGAAGGTGCGCAGCGAGGACAGCAAGGCCGCGCAGTACACGGATCGCCAGAAGGGCGGCACGTTCCTGATGACGAGCCAGCACGGGGATGACGAGGACCGCGTCATCCTCCGGCGCGACGGGACGCCCGTGTACCTGACGGCGGACCTCGCCTACCACAAGGAGAAGTACGACCGGGGCTTCGACCGCCTCATCGACGTGCTCGGGGCGGACCACGCGGGGCACACGCCGCGCATCAAGGCGGGGATGATCCTGCTGGGGTTGGATCCGAAGCGGCTCGACTTCCTGCTGGTGCAGCTCGTGCGTATCACGCGCGGCGGCGAGGAGGTCAAGGTCAGCAAGCGCAGGGGCACGGTGTTCGAGCTCGAGGACCTCATCGACGAGGTGGGCCCGGACGTGTGCCGGTTCCTCTTCCTGATGAAGACGGCGAACGCGCGCTTCGACTTCGACCTGGACCTGGTGCAGAAGCAGTCCAAGGACAACCCGGTCTTCTACTTCCAGTACGGCCACGCGCGGTGCGCGAGCATCCTGAAGAAGGCGGCGGAGAAGGGCACTCCGTTCGTCGGGGCGGAGCACCTCACGTCGGCGCAGCTCGCGCGGCTGACCCTGCCCGAGGAGCTGGCGATGCTCAAGAAGATGAGCCAGTTGCCCGACGTGGTGGCGAGCGCGGCGGAGCGGCTCGAGCCGCACCACGTGCTCTACTTCTGCCAGGAGCTGATCACCGACTTCCACAGCTACTACACGAAGTACAAGACGGACCCCATCATCAGCGC
- a CDS encoding type IV pilus modification PilV family protein, with amino-acid sequence MDFTSRRRVRSRRSAPRGVSLIEAMIAAVVLLIGLMGVFQGLLVASRQNANANQATRASGIASQVRGALDTLGGNRVVGVPGYAGLLTGVACNPSAEVAALTGGLEKLQPASGEAWAVRCIFDLDAYERAAGVHRLLPGYSDADFNRFRRVLVMIDKPDEATGVPIHQVIIVVSWMEVTQRRFVRQYVSFYDSGPFGNEINVEI; translated from the coding sequence GTGGACTTCACCTCCCGCCGTCGTGTCCGCAGCCGCCGCTCCGCCCCACGGGGTGTGTCTCTCATCGAGGCGATGATCGCCGCGGTGGTGCTGCTCATCGGGCTGATGGGCGTCTTCCAGGGGCTGCTCGTGGCCAGCCGGCAGAACGCGAACGCCAACCAGGCGACGCGCGCCTCGGGCATCGCCTCGCAGGTGCGCGGGGCGCTGGACACGCTGGGGGGCAATCGGGTGGTGGGCGTGCCGGGCTACGCCGGCCTGCTGACCGGCGTGGCCTGCAACCCCAGCGCGGAGGTCGCCGCGCTCACCGGCGGTCTGGAGAAGCTGCAGCCCGCGAGCGGCGAGGCCTGGGCCGTCCGCTGCATCTTCGATCTGGACGCCTACGAGCGCGCGGCGGGCGTCCATCGGCTGCTGCCTGGCTACTCGGACGCGGACTTCAACCGCTTCCGGCGCGTGCTGGTGATGATCGACAAGCCAGACGAGGCCACGGGCGTGCCCATCCACCAGGTCATCATCGTGGTGTCGTGGATGGAGGTGACCCAGCGCCGGTTCGTCCGCCAGTACGTGAGCTTCTACGACTCCGGTCCCTTCGGGAACGAGATCAACGTTGAGATCTGA
- a CDS encoding PilW family protein → MPPSNRPLAAAPRGFTLVELMVGAVMTTIILAAVATALMGVQGAFQRESRVKVAVEGLRTATGFIEQRLRMAGYGVDPRFAFDFGGTAIPDGAKSNYAVVLGGSQPDSITDDLAFRYRDAAWMRRGYLAGSTVVLEEPGSTFGVSFNKGQLLLVSCVGSREYVVMKAGAAGVPAEANTSASFVLDPALSSAPINTPCLSRRGNSAPYLMMIHVMRIRIVALDGRPFLMAFQGLDELDLSSAVPLAADVESFQVAYVMNRPVPGSPNAKAQAVDFNSPVSNWVLGDTGSALADRTPDPKALPVPLLKTPYEDPARYNRHPANIRAVRLSIGIRSTTPESNGRRAFERVELEDSGEAVPADGYYRTNMTTTVRVPNMLSRSTFNPPVGDETTGLNVWGG, encoded by the coding sequence ATGCCTCCTTCGAATCGCCCCCTGGCCGCCGCACCGCGCGGCTTCACGCTCGTCGAACTCATGGTGGGCGCGGTGATGACGACGATCATCCTCGCGGCCGTGGCCACCGCCCTCATGGGCGTGCAGGGGGCCTTCCAGCGCGAATCGCGCGTGAAGGTGGCGGTGGAGGGATTGCGCACGGCGACGGGCTTCATCGAGCAGCGGCTGCGCATGGCGGGCTACGGCGTGGATCCGCGCTTCGCCTTCGACTTCGGCGGGACGGCGATTCCGGACGGCGCCAAGTCCAACTACGCCGTGGTGCTCGGTGGCTCCCAGCCCGACTCCATCACGGATGACCTGGCCTTCCGCTACCGGGACGCGGCGTGGATGCGCCGGGGGTACCTCGCGGGCTCCACCGTCGTGCTGGAGGAGCCCGGGAGCACGTTCGGCGTGAGCTTCAACAAGGGCCAGCTCCTGCTCGTGTCGTGCGTGGGCAGCCGGGAGTACGTGGTGATGAAGGCCGGTGCGGCGGGGGTGCCGGCGGAGGCCAACACGTCCGCCAGCTTCGTCCTGGACCCGGCCCTGTCGTCCGCTCCCATCAACACGCCGTGCCTCTCCAGGCGGGGCAACAGCGCGCCCTACCTCATGATGATCCACGTGATGCGCATCCGCATCGTGGCCCTGGACGGCCGCCCGTTCCTGATGGCCTTCCAGGGACTGGACGAGCTGGACCTGTCGAGCGCCGTGCCGCTGGCCGCGGACGTGGAGTCCTTCCAGGTGGCCTACGTGATGAACCGGCCGGTGCCGGGCAGTCCCAACGCGAAGGCGCAAGCGGTGGACTTCAACTCCCCGGTGTCCAACTGGGTGCTGGGGGACACGGGCAGCGCGCTCGCGGACCGCACCCCGGATCCCAAGGCCCTGCCGGTGCCCCTCCTCAAGACACCCTACGAGGATCCGGCCCGCTACAACCGGCACCCGGCCAACATCCGCGCCGTGCGCCTGAGCATCGGCATCCGCTCGACGACCCCCGAGTCCAATGGGCGCCGCGCCTTCGAGCGCGTGGAGCTGGAGGACTCGGGCGAGGCGGTGCCGGCGGATGGTTACTACCGCACCAACATGACCACCACCGTGCGCGTCCCCAACATGCTGTCGCGCTCGACCTTCAATCCTCCGGTGGGTGACGAAACCACCGGTCTCAATGTGTGGGGAGGCTGA